In the Populus trichocarpa isolate Nisqually-1 chromosome 1, P.trichocarpa_v4.1, whole genome shotgun sequence genome, aggaaaaaaaaaaactactctgAATTAAGAGCTTCATCCATCTAGATTTTTAGTTGAATCAAGGATAACATTGAATTATAGTATTTGGTATTTAGTCATtagtaatgattgtttttttaaatattttttatttaaaaatatattaaaataatatttatttttattttttaaattttaattttaatatcagaacattaaaataattaaaacaaaaaaaataatttttttaaaagcactgACTTGTGCCGCAAATACAAATGATCACTTAGTTAGGGTACTTGATTTGATTACGGAATCTTTAAATCTTGAATACATGTTAATTAATGcattctcatatatatatatatatatatatatatatgagaaaattatagataattCTTATCCAAGAGAATAATGTTTGCAATGGCGTCATATTTTACCATGTTATCATAGCATTAGGAATGGCCAAATCATCGATCATTGTCAAAGCAAATGAAAAGTCAGTGATTTGCAGgtaaaaaggagaagaaaaggtttGCACACTATTAAAGCACGAAGTAATCaagcatttttcattcaatCATCTTGAAAGTTGAAGCCAACAAAGCAGTGACACACACACAAGACAAAGATCAGTAGCCATCAAGCTACAGCAGCAAATGAAATCCTACAGAGGATTTTGAGGAACCCTTTGctgttttattaatttacagCAAACACCATCATACATACATGGACTGCATGACCACCTGTTTTATTATAGCACACAATAACTGCTTTGTTGGAGCCATGCCCAAGTTTTCTCATTTGCAAGAGCATGGATCACAGGTGCAGCTTGATCCACACTTGCAGCCATTCTCAGCACCAAAGTTCATCTCAGACCTCTCATAGAacctgcagcagcagcagcagcatcagTAGCAAATCAGTTAAATTCCTTTTTATCAGGAGCTAGTTACAGTATTTCAACTGTGCGACACTTACATGTGAACTGGTGCTAAACCTGCAATGATTGTCTCAGTTGTGGTGCTTTCTGAGATACCTAAGTCAGGGTACATGCCACATCTGCCAAGGAAATCACGAAAACAGAAAGGTAGATGTCAGACTATAGTCTCCAGAagagaaaggaaataaataaaataagaaatcaagtaACTAATATGCTCCATGACTGGATGTTTCTAGCCAAAaggttttaaagaaaagaaatagcaaTTACTTGCAGCCACTGCCGCACTTGCAGTCAGATCCACAGCTGCAACCTGATCCAGACATCTTCTATAGGAAAAGTAGGATAAAGGGCTACTTGGAAAATGAATTTGCTGAAGCTAAATCAACTCGGGATGATTGAATATCAGGTCTGGCATGCTATTTATAGTGTAGTTCATGAATAAGAGGGTTGATATTCCACCATACATGTGGTTATATCCTAGGGTGATAGCGTCTGCAATATTAGGGTTAAACAAGAGTGGACAATGGACTTGTCATTGAAATTATAAAGTGACATTCATAATTAAACAAAGTAATTAGAATCGGCACAAAACAAGacaggattaaaaaaataacaatgtagaTAAACGCTAAGATGCATCTTGTACGTTAACTaatgaaagaagaaattgacattttttttgttcttgaaccAACGTCATATATCGCCTTAGATAGATTGTGTAAAATGATTCTTGTGGATAACCAgaccttgattttattttatttttaagaaaaaggggGGTTCTCGTTCATAAAGCCATATAAAGATTAATTATGAAAACCTAGAAAGATTCATAGGTACTCCACTACTActtgtaaatataaaatgaaaaataaatgggtTCTTGTTCATAAAACAGTGTAACGACTAGTTATGAAAGCATAGAGGCTTCTTGGATACTCCACTACTTTTATATATAAGCTACCCCCAATATTTCTTTTTGCACTAGAAAACGAATAtctgatatttttctttttgcactagaaaaaaaatgaggtcTCAGAAATTCAACTAGCCAATGAATAAGATTTTCGGATTGAATAAtcgattaattaattagtcctaACAATCTTATTCATTCTCTCTAACCAAGTTGGCTTGCGACTAGTACTTATAAAAGGTTTCTTTTGGTGGAGATAAGAACTTTTTTATgcttaaatgaatattttttcagagagagaaaaatacaataatattctagatagagatgctctaaaaatatatatacagtaGAGAATGAAAATTGTGCACCTTTGTTCTGAAGGTTTCAAAGTGTATTTATAGTTCATGAGTCTTGTGCTTTTGTGAAGAAGAGGGTCTGCAGTGTAATTACCCTGATAGTATTTAATGaaggataaatatctcttacatttGTATTAATGTTTGATGGGAATATGGTGGGTCCTTGGATGACTTTTATACATCAAAAAGGTGTAATCTTACCCTAATAACATTTAATAAGTAATAAATATCTCTTGCATCCATACTAATGTTCAATGAGAATATGTTGGGTCCTTTaaggacttttatacacctaaaagaTGTAAAGAGATTAGGGTCCAAGACGTCAAATGCAGTTAAGCCTATGAAGTCTGAGTTCTTCTCGAGGTTAGACCTAAGGGAGGATGGTCATTCCCTTGGGCATGCCCAAGGGAAGATGGTCGTTACCTTGGATTTGGCTAACTACTAAGTCTTAGTGCCTTGAGTTTGGCATGTTTGCTAGTCCTATATTATCTTGAACTTGGCTGCCTGCCAAGTCCAAGTGTGTTGGACTTAGCGGACTGCCAAGTTCAAGTGCCTTGGATCTGGCATGTTTGTTAGACATACATTACCTTGCACTTGGCTAACTATCAAGTCCAAGTGTCTAGCATGTTTGTCAGACTCACGTTACCTTGAACTTGGCAGACTATCAGGTCCAAATGCTTTGGATCTGGTATTTTTGTCAAATCCACATTACATTGGACTTGGCTGACTGCCAAGTCCAAATGTCTTGggtctagtattttttttccagacccacattaccttattCCCTTGGGCGTGCCAAGGAAGGATGGTCATTCTCTTGGACGTTTCAATGGAGGACGTGCATTCTTACGAGCATGTCAGGAGCTTGGCTTACTACCAAGCCTAGCATGCCCGGGGCTTGGCACGCTACTAAACCCAAAAGCGTCTAGGTGGTGGTAGCTGCCAGACCCAGCATATCAGGGCTTGGCACACTATCAAGCCTCTACTAGAGACATGTTAATTCCTTTGGGCGTACCCAAGAGAGGAGGGTCATAAAATAAGTTTATCAAAATCCAAGTTACGGGGTAAACTTGGTTGCCAATGGGTCAATATTGAAACCTCCCGACCCGTCTACACACCTAGTCCATGTTCCAAATCAAATTGTCTTGAAGTTGTcatgacatgacatgacatgacatAGTCAACTTAACAAGTTTAAAAGCAAGtcaaataattgataaaaatgtgttttaggTTACATATAAATTCCAAtgtgacataattttttttttaaatagaggaAATTACCCTTGACATTATATAGTTTGGTcgaaattatatttgtctacaaagttttgaaaatttacaCTTTGCAACCTAGGTCAAAGGAAAACTTCAAATATGATGAAATATTACTTGTCTACcccatatatattatcatttcacCTTCTCTCTGACTTTCTCTTTCTTCGATAAACAATATAGATCCAATGATTTCTCtcaaattaaacaacaaaaatacatattcaaATTGATTTATCACACAAACTCATGTTTCATCATGGTTGTCTATACGAGGTCATGGAATCTCACacattttcaaattgatttatcGTAGGATTTGGGTCTTCAAAATTTAAGATGGGTTTTAgagaattaaattgagaaacaaatatTCTAAGTAAAAATTTATTCATGGAAATAAAGTGGTGGATCTTAGTCTTATTATTGGGTAAGGATATTTTGCTTTGCTATTGAGCTggataaaaaagagaaggcTTTTTCATAGGACACTAAAGCTAGTTTTAACCGGTAAATATAATCCTACCCACTTTATCCATGAAGTGTCCTCTTTTCAATTGAGGAGGGGGCATtcgataaagagaaaaaatctaagaaatgaCTCTTGCTATTACACCCCACTCAGTATTGCCCAATCTGCGAACTACATACCACCATTTTACTTAGGGtgtgtttattttagtttctgtTTTTGCTTGTTGTGGGGTACAACCCTCCACAACAAAAAACACAAGAGCAAAAGCAGCAAATTCATGCTTTTTCTTTTGTGTATTTTGCTTTTAGTGATGGATCCACtactaaaaacaaacacagttgCAAAAACAAGCATACATTTAGCTAAG is a window encoding:
- the LOC112329017 gene encoding metallothionein-like protein type 2, giving the protein MSGSGCSCGSDCKCGSGCKCGMYPDLGISESTTTETIIAGLAPVHMFYERSEMNFGAENGCKCGSSCTCDPCSCK